DNA sequence from the Paenibacillus azoreducens genome:
AACGAGTTCCATAAGTACTGGATGGACAAATTCAATATCGAGTGGGACTACAACTATATTCAGTGGGACTCCTGGCCGGAAAAGCTTCGTCTGTGGATCAACTCCGGAGATCTTCCTGACGTGGCGAGCTGGAACTATGTGCATGGCGATTTCATGAATTACGTAGACCAAGGGCTGCTTTATAAATTCCCGGATGACTGGAAAGAGCGCTGGCCGAACATAGCTGCGGCCTATAAGCAGACAGGACTCGGCGACAAGCTGGAAGAGCTGACCGGCGGAACGTACATCCTGCCCAAACCTGTTTATTACGAAAATAAACCTGCAGATCCGCTAGTGAACCAAATCGGCGTTATCGCGCTGCGCAAAGACTGGGCGAAAGCGGTTGGATTTGAACTGAAAGATGAATACACAACAAGCGAATTGATGAAATACGCCGAACTTGTCAAAGAAAAAGATCCCGGCAAACTCGGTTCGAAGCTTGTTCCGATTTCCTATAATGCGGATGACGCCTTGACCAATATCATTATGGCTAACAGTGAGCATTCCCGCGTGGAATCTGCATTCTATAAAGGCGAAGACGGCAAATTCCATTGGGGTCCAGCCGATCCTGAGACGCTCACCGGTTTGAAACTGATGCAAAAAGCATACAAAGAAGGGCTTTTGAATCCTGAGTTCTATACCTGGAAAAACAGCGAAGGCAGCGACAACTTCAAAGTCAAGGGTGTTGCAGCTATTACAAGTCTTGGCGGCCTGGCATCGTACAGACAAGACATGGATAAAGCCATGAAGAAAAATCTTGGCGTAGATAGCGACGAACTCGTTCATACAGCGATCGTGCTTGGCGATGACGGTAAATACCGCAACCTGGAGCAGCCAAATTTCTGGTCGTCCCTGATCTTTTCGCCAAACATCAGCAAAGAGAAATTCGAACGCATCATGGACTTGATCGACTACTCCACAAGCAAAGAAGGACAACTGCTCGTGAACATGGGCTTTGAAGGCAAGGATTGGAAATACGACGACAATAAAGAACTGGTAAGCCTCCTTCCTGAAGGAACATCTCTGGAAGACAAATATCCGGCCCGTTTTGAAGGCCTGTACGTTCTCGGCGATGATTTCAGCATCATCAATCCTGCCATCAAAAAAGAATACCGCGATACAGCCGTAAAACATTACAAAAACAAAGCGAAATTCGGTTCCGAAGGCGGCAAGCTGGCAACGTATGACTGGGATGTGCAATTGTATGACTCCAAAGCGAAAAGCCAGGCATCTTTCGAATATCAAAACGAATATGCCAACCTGATTCTCCAAAGCGGGGATTTGGAAGCGAACTGGAAGAAATGGGTGGAAAGCAAGCAATCGCT
Encoded proteins:
- a CDS encoding extracellular solute-binding protein translates to MKTKKKLSFKPLLAVALSAVMLTATACSKEAASGGNEKDQDGGYKDKLKISVAQTTEVKDGQLDNEFHKYWMDKFNIEWDYNYIQWDSWPEKLRLWINSGDLPDVASWNYVHGDFMNYVDQGLLYKFPDDWKERWPNIAAAYKQTGLGDKLEELTGGTYILPKPVYYENKPADPLVNQIGVIALRKDWAKAVGFELKDEYTTSELMKYAELVKEKDPGKLGSKLVPISYNADDALTNIIMANSEHSRVESAFYKGEDGKFHWGPADPETLTGLKLMQKAYKEGLLNPEFYTWKNSEGSDNFKVKGVAAITSLGGLASYRQDMDKAMKKNLGVDSDELVHTAIVLGDDGKYRNLEQPNFWSSLIFSPNISKEKFERIMDLIDYSTSKEGQLLVNMGFEGKDWKYDDNKELVSLLPEGTSLEDKYPARFEGLYVLGDDFSIINPAIKKEYRDTAVKHYKNKAKFGSEGGKLATYDWDVQLYDSKAKSQASFEYQNEYANLILQSGDLEANWKKWVESKQSLVKPVLDELNSKFAK